From Polynucleobacter ibericus:
CAAGATGGGGCTCATAAGCTCGAAAAAAGTCAGCTTTTAGCTGCCCTGGAGTCAGAAATATCTAAATTACCTGTACGTCAACGAGAAGCCTTCCTGATGCGTTATTGGGATGAGCTAAGCATTACTGAGACGGCCAAGGCAATGAGTTGTAGCGAAGGTAGTGTCAAAACCCACTGTTCTAGAGCCACCCAGACTTTAGCTAAAGCATTGAAATTAAAAGGAATTACGCTGTGAAACACTTTGATGACCAATTTACCCAGACCCAAGTCGACCAATTCGGTCAGGCTAGCGCTGCCCTGCTCCGTCAAGGTACTCAGACCATTCCTCAAAATATTAAAGATCGCTTGTATGCAGCCCGTATGAAGGCTCTTTCCGTCAGAAAACCTGAAAAGGTCCGTATCCAAAAGCAAGTTTTGGCTGCTACAGCTCGCAACTGGACTTCTAGCTCTAATGGACGTTGGGATACTTTCGGTTGGATTGCCCCCTTAGTGGTTCTAGTATTTGGCCTCATTGGCATCGCTCAGTGGCAAGATGACTCTCGCATTAATGACATCGCAGAAGTAGATGCAGCACTTCTTTCTGATGATGTGCCACCAGATGCTTACGCTGATAGCGGATTCATGGCCTTCCTTAAAAATGGTCCTCTTTCCGAATCCGACAGTTCCTCAGATTCCATTCAAAACAAATAATTTTTAAGCGCTTGATGTCATCGACAACTAGAACGCAAAAAGTTTGCAGCCTAGCGCTGCTTGCTTTCTGTCTTTCTGTTCAAGCGCAACCCGCTCCTAGTGCTTCTACTGGAAAGCCTGCGATTGTTGCAGAGAGAAAACCAGACGGAACATGGGAAGGCCTAAAACCAGCACAACAAAAAATTCTGGCACCGCTTGAAAGCGACTGGGATTACATGCTGCCCGATAGTCGTAAGAAATGGACTCAAGTCGCTAACATCTACCCTAAGATGAGCGCGCAAGATCAAGAGCGCCTGCAGTCTCGCATGGCAGGCTGGTCTAATCTCTCCCAAAAAGAGCGTCGCCTAGCACGTGAAAATTACCTAGCGAGCTTGAAGTTTCCAGCCGAGAAAAAAGCTGAGGCATGGAGTGCTTACCAAAAACTCAGCGATGAGCAAAAGAAGAAATTGGCCGAATCTGAAGTAAAGAAAAAGCCTACTGCGGCCAACGCCCCTACACTTCAGCAGCACCCCATCTCCCCAAAGGCTACGCTTCCAAGCACGGGTTCAACTCCAAGCCAGACCGCACCAGTAGAAAGTACTGGATCTAATGCGGAAAGTGCTCCCACAAATAATTAAGCAGCTTGATGACACCTGCTGAACTAAGTGCATTACCAGCGCCACAATTTTGGCGTCGAGTGTCCTGCTGCCTTTATGAACAATTAGTTCTCCTTGGCGTAATTGCATTCGCGTTTTTATTGCCGAACCTTGGTTTGGGAATTCTGTTTGGTATTTCATTACCAAGTTGGCTGACCTTTTTATATCTTTACGCTGTTCTATGCATTTACTTTGTCTGGTATTGGACTAAATCAGGCCAAACACTGGCAATGCAAACATGGCGTGTCCGTATGATTGGAAAGGATGGCAATAACCTAACTAAGAGTCAAGCCTTTTGGCGCTACGTCTATGGATCTCTTTGGCTAATTCCTTGCGTACTATTGCAATGGGCTTTTCATTTAGAGAAATGGCAAATTATTGAAATGTTATTTGCTGTATCGCTACTGATTTGGCCGCTCAGTATCTATTTTGATCGACAGAACGTTTTGCATCGGCAGAGTCTGCCAGATCGCTTAGCCCGCACGCGTCTAGTGGAGCTGCCAAAAAACGTTGTCACCCTGACTTAACAAATTTGTTTTAGGCTTCGCGTAAACACTCCACAGCAGTAGCTTTTTGGATTCTCTTTTGGAAGCGGTATCCCGATAGAAGACATGCTGTC
This genomic window contains:
- a CDS encoding DUF3619 family protein, whose translation is MKHFDDQFTQTQVDQFGQASAALLRQGTQTIPQNIKDRLYAARMKALSVRKPEKVRIQKQVLAATARNWTSSSNGRWDTFGWIAPLVVLVFGLIGIAQWQDDSRINDIAEVDAALLSDDVPPDAYADSGFMAFLKNGPLSESDSSSDSIQNK
- a CDS encoding DUF3106 domain-containing protein, coding for MSSTTRTQKVCSLALLAFCLSVQAQPAPSASTGKPAIVAERKPDGTWEGLKPAQQKILAPLESDWDYMLPDSRKKWTQVANIYPKMSAQDQERLQSRMAGWSNLSQKERRLARENYLASLKFPAEKKAEAWSAYQKLSDEQKKKLAESEVKKKPTAANAPTLQQHPISPKATLPSTGSTPSQTAPVESTGSNAESAPTNN
- a CDS encoding RDD family protein, translating into MTPAELSALPAPQFWRRVSCCLYEQLVLLGVIAFAFLLPNLGLGILFGISLPSWLTFLYLYAVLCIYFVWYWTKSGQTLAMQTWRVRMIGKDGNNLTKSQAFWRYVYGSLWLIPCVLLQWAFHLEKWQIIEMLFAVSLLIWPLSIYFDRQNVLHRQSLPDRLARTRLVELPKNVVTLT